The Chanos chanos chromosome 6, fChaCha1.1, whole genome shotgun sequence genome includes a region encoding these proteins:
- the bud23 gene encoding 18S rRNA (guanine-N(7))-methyltransferase has translation MSSCRRPEHMAPPEVFYNEEEAKKYSQNSRMIEIQSQMSERAVELLNLPEDQPCFLLDVGCGSGLSGDYLSEEGHVWVGMDISTAMLDVALEREVEGDLILGDMGQGMPFRPGSFDGCISISALQWLCNADKKSHSPPKRLYTFFSTLYSSLARGARAVFQIYPENSEQLELITAQAMKAGFTGGMVVDYPNSSKAKKFFLCLFAGVSGVLPKGLGSETVDRGVSNQAQFTGQRSRFKNMKGKSVKKSKDWIMEKKERRRRQGKDVRADTKYTGRQRRPRF, from the exons ATGTCAAGCTGTCGTAGACCCGAACACATGGCACCGCCAGAGGTG TTTTATAACGAAGAAGAGGCCAAAAAGTACTCTCAAAA TTCTCGCATGATTGAGATTCAGAGTCAGATGTCAGAGAGAGCGGTGGAGTTGCTGAACTTGCCTGAAGACCAGCCCTGTTTTCTTTTGGACGTGGG CTGTGGCTCTGGTTTAAGTGGAGATTACTTATCTGAAGAGGGTCATGTATGGGTCGGGATGGACATCAGCACCGCCATGTTAG ATGTAGCACTGGAGAGAGAAGTAGAAGGAGACCTTATACTGGGAGACATGGGTCAAGGCATGCCTTTCAGACCTGGATCATTTGATGGTTGCATCAG tatCTCAGCGCTGCAGTGGCTCTGTAATGCCGACAAGAAGTCCCACAGTCCCCCAAAGAGACTCTACACCTTTTTCAGCACACTGTATTCCTCTTTG GCCAGAGGAGCCCGTGCAGTCTTTCAGATTTATCCAGAAAACTCTGAACAG CTGGAGCTGATCACAGCTCAGGCCATGAAAGCTGGCTTCACAGGAGGTATGGTCGTGGATTACCCGAACAGCAGCAAAGCTAAAAA attcttcctctgtctgtttgctggTGTTTCAGGAGTCCTGCCTAAG ggACTGGGTTCAGAGACTGTTGACAGAGGTGTTTCAAATCAAGCCCAGTTCACAGGACAAAG GTCCcgttttaaaaacatgaaaggAAAGTCAGTGAAGAAGAGTAAGGACTGGATCATGGAGAAGAAGGAAAGGAGGCGACGGCAGGGCAA GGATGTGAGGGCAGACACAAAGTACACAGGCCGACAGAGAAGACCCCGTTTCTGA